The following are encoded together in the Syngnathus typhle isolate RoL2023-S1 ecotype Sweden linkage group LG5, RoL_Styp_1.0, whole genome shotgun sequence genome:
- the hs3st1l2 gene encoding heparan sulfate (glucosamine) 3-O-sulfotransferase 1-like 2 produces MLWTLPVLLLSVRLAVGWSASGDVISPVFNNGGGMQRLPDAIIIGVRKGGTRALLEMLNLHPDVEVAKAEVHYFNVEDHYKRGLAWYRSQMPFTRTGQLTLEKTPGYFAAPQVPSRIWAMNPGTLLLLIVRDPAERLVSDYTQVLHNRLARQKPYQRLEELLLHEGQVDASYKALQRSLYHRHLARWLEVFSKEQIHVVDGDALVRDPYPELRRAERFLGLPARIGPENFHYNSTKGFYCLLEAGREKCLDQSKGRPHAPLGGLAFRKLCQYLAEPNRLFFNMVGRTFSWC; encoded by the exons ATGCTGTGGACGCTGCCGGTACTGCTACTGTCTGTTCGCTTGGCCGTTGGTTGGAGCGCGTCCGGTGACGTCATCTCTCCAGTCTTCAACAACGGTGGTGGCATGCAGAGGTTGCCTGACGCCATCATCATTGGCGTGCGAAAAGGAGGAACCAGAGCTCTTCTGGAAATGCTCAACCTACACCCCGATGTAGAAGTGGCAAAGGCAGAG GTGCACTACTTCAACGTGGAGGATCACTACAAGCGAGGCCTTGCCTGGTACCGCTCCCAGATGCCCTTCACCAGGACCGGCCAGTTGACGTTGGAGAAGACCCCCGGCTACTTTGCCGCGCCCCAGGTTCCGTCTCGGATCTGGGCCATGAACCCCGGCACTCTCCTGCTGTTGATTGTGCGAGACCCGGCCGAGAGGCTGGTGTCTGACTACACGCAGGTCCTGCACAACCGTCTGGCCCGCCAAAAACCCTACCAACGTCTGGAGGAGCTTCTACTCCACGAGGGCCAGGTGGACGCCAGCTACAAGGCCCTCCAGAGGAGCCTCTACCACAGGCACCTGGCCCGCTGGCTGGAGGTCTTCTCCAAGGAACAGATCCACGTGGTGGACGGCGACGCCCTGGTCCGCGACCCCTACCCCGAGCTGAGACGGGCTGAGCGCTTCCTGGGGCTACCGGCCCGCATCGGCCCGGAGAACTTCCACTACAACAGCACCAAGGGCTTCTACTGCCTCCTGGAGGCTGGACGGGAAAAGTGCCTGGACCAGTCTAAAGGGCGGCCTCACGCGCCGCTTGGTGGACTCGCCTTCAGGAAGCTCTGCCAATACTTGGCGGAGCCAAACCGCCTGTTCTTCAACATGGTGGGCAGAACTTTCTCCTGGTGCTGA